One genomic region from Balaenoptera acutorostrata chromosome 1, mBalAcu1.1, whole genome shotgun sequence encodes:
- the ASB17 gene encoding ankyrin repeat and SOCS box protein 17, with product MSKSSKLCQKTSCPRSNIFCNLIDKIVKRPSLQFLGQWGYHCYEPRIYRTLAKILRYSDLDGFDILLTDYIAFVEKSGYCFELNFNLEFSEICVNTILYWVFARKGNPDFVELLLKRTKDYMQDRSCNLALIWRTFTPVYCPSPLSGITPLLYVAQTRQSNILKILLQYGIVEREKNPINIVLTILLYPSRVRIMVDHELVDIQEDAKTCLVLCSRVLSVISTREIETQLSLGRCPIISNWLDYIPSTRYKDPCELLHLCRITIRAQLLTNNMLPNGIFSLLIPVRLQNYLNLES from the exons ATGAGTAAATCTTCTAAATTATGTCAAAAGACTTCTTGTCCACGAAGCAATATATTCTGCAATCTCATTGACAAAATTGTTAAAAGACCATCCTTGCAGTTTTTGGGTCAGTGGGGATATCACTGTTATGAACCCAGGATTTACAGAACACTGGCAAAAATTCTGAGGTACAGCGACTTGGATGGGTTTGACATACTACTCACAGATTATATTGCATTTGTGGAAAAATCAGGATACTGTTTTGAACTAAATTTTAATCTTGAATTTAGTGAAATATGTGTGAATACAATTCTGTACTGGGTTTTCGCCAGAAAAGGTAATCCTGACTTTGTGGAATTGCTCCTCAAGAGGACAAAAGACTATATGCAAGACAGAAGTTGTAACCTGGCACTGATATGGAG AACTTTCACACCAGTATACTGTCCAAGCCCATTAAGTGGCATCACACCTCTACTTTATGTAGCTCAGACGAGACAATCCAATATCTTAAAAATACTCCTGCAATATGGAAtcgtagaaagagaaaaaaaccctatCAACATTGTGTTAACAATATTGCTCTACCCCTCAAGAGTGAGAATAATGGTTGATCATGAACTGGTAGACATCCAGGAAGATGCCAAAACATGTTTAGTGCTTTGTTCCAGAGTGCTTTCTGTCATTTCAACCAGGGAAATAGAG ACACAGCTAAGTTTAGGAAGATGTCCAATTATTTCAAATTGGCTGGACTACATTCCTTCAACAAGATACAAAGATCCATGTGAACTATTACATCTTTGCAGAATAACCATCAGGGCTCAACTATTGACCAACAATATGCTCCCAAATGGAatattttcacttctaattccTGTTCGTCTACAGAACTACCTGAATTTAGAAAGCTAA